The following is a genomic window from Candidatus Eremiobacteraceae bacterium.
CGAACGCAGTGGGCCATCGCGGGTGCCACGCGCGAAGAGATCGCCGCGAAGTCGAAGGCCGCCTACGCCGACCACAAGTTCACCGACCCTGCTGCCGGTTCGTTCGCGCTGATGATGTCGAAGGACGGCTACCTACTCGGTGCGGACGGCCCTTGGCATCCGCACGTCATGCCGTTTATCGCGTACGATCAGGTCTCGACGTGGGCCGCAGGCTTCAAGGGTTCGCCGATACTTGGGCCCTCGAGTTTAGCGTATTATCGCCAATACGAGCCGCTCACGATCGCTATCCCGGTTTCCCATTGGTCCGACGGCTCGCCCGGTCCGAAGTAGCTAATCGCAGGCAAAATAACATGACGGCCGCCGAGTGCGAGCCGGCGCCCGTCATGCTTCCTTCTCGCTTCAAGAGGAGGCCGACCAGAAGCGTAACAGAGTCGGCATCTCCCGTCGCGCACGTTCAGGTACTCAGCGGGATGCGCAGGCGAACGCGTCATCAGCCTGACATCGAATATCCGCCCGATTATATCGAACCTCATCCGAACGTCATCGAATCGTCCGTGTTCACGTAGTATGATCGCGTTGGTTCCTGGTTAGCCCCTTGAACCGACGGCTCTTGTCGCTATATCTTGCTGTGGCGACAAGAGCTTTTTTCTTTGGCGCAACGATGACACGGATAATCCGACAAGCTTCGGGATTATTTGCGAGTCTATCAAAACGCGATCGAGTGACAACAAAGTGCCGCTCCTTAGGACACGCGAAGCACAAAGTCAAATCGTCATGAGACATGTTAGACCGAGTACCGCAACCGGACGATGCACGACCGACGCAGCTCACGCTCGTCGCATCGAGCAAGAAACGAACCTGGGCTGGTCTACAGGCATCGATCCACCACACGTCCGGCGGACTCTTCAAGCATCGTCCAAGCTTCTTGCATTTCAGCGTCTACATGAACGTCGGCAATCCGGTGACGAGCGTCTATCATCGCGACGGCGTCATGCATCGCGGTTTCCATGCGCCCGGCGATATCGACATCATCCCGTTCGGAGAACCGGCGCAGTGGGAAGAAGTCGGCCCATCGACAAGCCTACTCGTCCGCCTGATGCCGACGCTGCTCGAGTCGACGGCCGATGCGATGGGCCTCTCGATGAGCGCCTTATCGATCGCGCCTCAGCTCCAGATCCGCGATCCCAAATTAGAGCACATCTGTTGGGCCCTCAAGGCCGAGTTGGAAAACGGCGATCCGCGAGAGCGGCTGTATGCCGAGGGTTTAGGGACCGCTATCGCAGCGCAGCTGCTGTGTCGCTATTCGCGCACCGCTGATGTCTTGCCGAAGAACGGTCTGACCCGGCGCCAGCTGCGCACGACGGTCGACTTCATCGACGCGCATCTGGCCGCGGACCTTTCCGTCGCCGAAATCGCCGCCGCCACCGGCATGAGCGCGTCGCATCTGAAGACGCTTTTCAAGCGCACCACCGGTCTCCCGGTGCATCAATACGTCATCCGGCAGCGCCTCGACCGCGCCGTCGATCTGATATCCGGCGGTCGCTTGCGGCTGAGCGCCGCGGCGCTCAAAGCCGGCTTCGCGGATCAGAGTCACATGGCGCGCTGCATGCGCCGCGTCATGGGCGTCACTCCGACCGAGGTCGTCCGCAACTCGCGCTAAGGGTCAGCCGATTTCTCGACTGACCCTTGTAGCGGTCGAGCTTTAGCTCGACCGGAATCGACGCTGCCCGCTCGTTAGAGCTTCGTCGAGACGCTGAACGTGAACTGGCGAGCAGATGCTAGCCCGTACGGCGCGTACGGGTAGTAGTTGTCGCCGTAGTAGGCCGGGTTTTGCGGGAACCCGCTGAGCGCGGGCGCGCCGAGCGGACTCAGTTGATAGAAGTAGTTATCTGAGTAGGAGATCACGCCATCGCTGGTCGGGAGCTCCCACGGATAACCGTGGTTGTGGATCGACGTGAACACGTTCGTCACGAGCAACGTCGCCTTCGTGCGTTGCCCCAGATCGTGACCGACCGCGAGGTTCATCGTCAAGAACGCTGGGCCTTTGAGGGATCCCGGCGCGTCGAATGTGTGCGTGTACGGATCCGGTCCTACGGCCGAGAGGCCGCTCGGATCCGGGAAGAGCGACGGGTCGCCGTACGGCGCGCCCGACTGGTAATTGAACGTCGGTATGATGTCGAAGCCGTGCGTCCGCTCGTCGAGCGTCAGCGTGGAGACGAACGGAACGACGTACGACGGCGTGGCGACGAGCGGCGCTTGCACGAACGACGGGTAGTAGTAGCCGTTCGGATCGAGCAAGGCATACTTCGTACCATGCGCTGCGTTGTAGGCCGCTATGCCGGCGTTCTGGACGTCGATGAACGACGATCCGTTGCCCGCCTTCGTGTAGCGGATCTTCGAGTTCGTATACGTCGCAGACAGCGTCAATGACAAACCATCTTCGCCGCCGCGGTTCTTGCGA
Proteins encoded in this region:
- a CDS encoding AraC family transcriptional regulator gives rise to the protein MLDRVPQPDDARPTQLTLVASSKKRTWAGLQASIHHTSGGLFKHRPSFLHFSVYMNVGNPVTSVYHRDGVMHRGFHAPGDIDIIPFGEPAQWEEVGPSTSLLVRLMPTLLESTADAMGLSMSALSIAPQLQIRDPKLEHICWALKAELENGDPRERLYAEGLGTAIAAQLLCRYSRTADVLPKNGLTRRQLRTTVDFIDAHLAADLSVAEIAAATGMSASHLKTLFKRTTGLPVHQYVIRQRLDRAVDLISGGRLRLSAAALKAGFADQSHMARCMRRVMGVTPTEVVRNSR